Proteins from a genomic interval of Candidatus Margulisiibacteriota bacterium:
- the dnaJ gene encoding molecular chaperone DnaJ: MANKDYYEALGLKKEASEVEIKSAFRQAARKYHPDVYKGADRDDKFKQINEAYQVLSDPNKKRQYDQFGSADGMDFGNAGGAGFNGFGDMFNNFGDMFEGFGFEGFGDIFGGSKGAASGRGNVRSKGEDLRVDLSITLEEAAKGVDKLLSIRRLEKCTKCGGSGSKDGKTPQVCNTCGGRGEVRQTRQSFLGMMSTVSVCPTCHGEGKVISSPCTDCSGSGRAVRSKDINVKVPAGIRTGSKLRLSGEGNIGQRNGTNGDLFVYINVKNHALFERDGDDLYMKHKISYSQASLGANVVVKTLFGDVDLKIPAGTQPNTSFRLKAKGMPHLGRTGQGDQYVAVAVNVPTNFTNDEKMILEYLASTRGEKTELTKKYGNIKEKLKKIFC; encoded by the coding sequence ATGGCGAATAAGGATTACTATGAGGCTCTTGGATTAAAAAAAGAAGCCTCGGAAGTTGAGATAAAAAGTGCTTTTCGACAAGCCGCAAGGAAGTATCACCCAGATGTTTATAAAGGAGCCGATAGAGACGATAAGTTTAAGCAAATCAATGAAGCGTATCAGGTTTTGAGTGATCCTAATAAAAAAAGACAATATGACCAATTTGGTTCTGCAGACGGTATGGATTTTGGTAATGCCGGAGGAGCAGGATTTAATGGTTTCGGAGATATGTTTAATAATTTTGGAGATATGTTTGAGGGGTTTGGTTTTGAAGGCTTTGGTGATATTTTTGGTGGTTCCAAAGGAGCAGCATCTGGCAGAGGAAACGTAAGGTCCAAAGGTGAAGATTTAAGGGTAGACCTTAGTATTACTCTTGAAGAAGCAGCTAAAGGTGTTGATAAGCTTTTATCAATTAGAAGGCTTGAGAAATGCACCAAGTGTGGTGGCTCTGGCTCAAAAGACGGTAAGACTCCCCAGGTTTGTAATACTTGTGGAGGTAGAGGAGAGGTTAGACAAACTAGACAATCTTTTTTAGGTATGATGAGCACGGTTTCGGTTTGCCCTACTTGTCACGGTGAAGGTAAGGTGATTAGCTCGCCATGTACTGATTGCAGTGGTTCAGGTAGAGCAGTTAGAAGTAAAGACATTAACGTAAAAGTTCCTGCAGGTATAAGGACTGGTTCTAAACTGAGACTATCTGGAGAAGGAAACATCGGGCAACGTAATGGCACAAACGGAGATTTGTTCGTTTACATAAATGTTAAAAATCATGCTCTTTTTGAAAGAGATGGAGATGATTTATATATGAAGCACAAAATTAGTTATTCACAGGCTTCGCTTGGAGCCAATGTAGTTGTTAAAACTTTATTTGGAGATGTTGATTTAAAAATTCCTGCTGGCACGCAACCAAACACATCTTTTCGTCTCAAGGCAAAGGGAATGCCTCATCTGGGCAGAACAGGACAAGGCGACCAATATGTTGCTGTAGCCGTTAATGTCCCGACAAATTTTACTAATGATGAAAAAATGATTTTAGAGTATTTGGCAAGCACAAGGGGAGAGAAGACTGAGCTAACAAAAAAATATGGAAACATT